A genomic window from Lycium barbarum isolate Lr01 chromosome 4, ASM1917538v2, whole genome shotgun sequence includes:
- the LOC132638200 gene encoding probable 2-oxoglutarate-dependent dioxygenase AOP1, which yields MASKIPSINFCNAKLKTGSAEWESTRSQVLQALQEYGCFEAIYDKVSSETREAMFANSKEIFEFPLETKLKNLSDKPLHGYKGMIPNLPSYESLCIPDLLESQSVETFANIFWPNGKSDFCNAVRNYSKPLMELDEMVTMMVLESIGMKNYIDEFLNSSFFRFRFTRYKKLAAQSEKENNKLGLVGHTDGGWLTIISQNGVNGLQVKKKEEWIDVNIAPNSFVVLSGDSFVAWTNGRLHSPVHRVTMGGDSDRFSIQLFSVPKSDYIIEAPKELVDEQHPLLFKPYDITGYFEYIGTKAGARAGGDAFKIYCGV from the exons ATGGCATCCAAGATTCCTAGCATAAATTTTTGCAATGCAAAGCTGAAAACAGGTAGTGCAGAGTGGGAGTCAACAAGAAGTCAAGTTCTCCAAGCCTTACAAGAGTACGGTTGCTTTGAAGCAATATATGATAAGGTTTCAAGTGAAACTAGAGAAGCCATGTTTGCTAATTCAAAAGAAATCTTTGAATTTCCATTGGAGACCAAACTTAAAAACTTGTCAGACAAACCTTTGCATGGCTACAAAGGGATGATTCCGAACCTACCATCTTATGAGAGCCTTTGCATTCCTGACTTGCTCGAATCTCAAAGTGTTGAAACATTTGCCAATATCTTTTGGCCTAATGGAAAATCTGACTTTTG CAATGCAGTAAGGAACTACTCAAAGCCGCTAATGGAATTGGATGAAATGGTGACAATGATGGTTTTGGAGAGTATAGGGATGAAAAATTACATAGATGAATTCTTGAATTCCAGTTTTTTTCGTTTTCGATTTACACGTTACAAGAAGTTGGCAGCTCAAAGTGAAAAAGAGAATAATAAACTTGGATTGGTTGGCCACACAGATGGTGGCTGGTTgaccataatatcacaaaatggAGTAAATGGATTGCAAGTTAAGAAAAAAGAAGAGTGGATTGATGTCAACATTGCACCAAATTCATTCGTTGTTTTATCTGGTGATTCCTTCGTG GCATGGACAAATGGTCGATTGCATTCTCCGGTTCATAGGGTAACAATGGGCGGTGACAGTGATAGGTTCTCCATCCAGTTATTTTCAGTACCAAAATCAGATTACATCATAGAGGCCCCAAAAGAGCTTGTGGATGAACAACACCCTTTACTCTTTAAGCCCTATGATATTACCGGATATTTTGAGTATATTGGGACAAAAGCTGGCGCCAGAGCCGGGGGCGATGCTTTTAAGATTTATTGTGGTGTTTGA